The proteins below are encoded in one region of Arthrobacter sp. CJ23:
- the lysA gene encoding diaminopimelate decarboxylase, whose translation MTAHAAASPLAPEWLAVPADLNALHAPMWAGDVRKNDAGELAIDGVAVSELKAQFGTPLFVMSESDFRARARAFKDAFDAAFADICGGVDVYYAGKSFLCTAVASWVAEEGLRLDTCSGGELAVAARAGIKGENLGLHGNNKSDAEINRALDMKLGRIVVDSLDELERVAKIASDRGETAKVMLRLTPGVHAHTHEFIATAHEDQKFGLSMAGDSTEEAGLSAAEEAVAAATSYPGVELLGLHCHIGSQIFEADGFALAAEKLLTFHAAMQSKYSIAMPELDLGGGYGIAYTPVDTPRPAAEIAQAMAAVVRSTCAGLGIVSPRISIEPGRAIVGSSTFTLYEVGTLKTVRVDAPAELEGQEDVTFPRRYVSVDGGMSDNARPVLYDADYSAILASRESAAAPQLSRVVGKHCESGDIVVRDVYLPEDVAAGDLLAVPGTGAYCWALSSNYNYLARPGVVAVRDGSARLIVRGETEEDLLNRDMGV comes from the coding sequence ATGACTGCACACGCCGCTGCCTCCCCGCTGGCCCCCGAATGGCTCGCGGTGCCCGCGGACCTGAATGCGCTTCACGCCCCGATGTGGGCCGGGGATGTCCGGAAGAACGACGCCGGCGAGCTCGCCATTGACGGGGTTGCCGTCAGCGAGCTCAAGGCACAGTTCGGCACCCCGCTCTTCGTGATGAGCGAATCGGACTTCCGTGCCCGTGCCCGTGCGTTCAAGGACGCCTTCGATGCCGCCTTCGCCGACATCTGCGGGGGAGTGGACGTCTACTACGCGGGCAAGTCCTTCCTGTGCACCGCGGTGGCCAGCTGGGTGGCCGAGGAAGGCCTCCGGCTGGACACCTGCTCCGGCGGCGAGCTCGCAGTCGCGGCCCGCGCCGGCATCAAGGGTGAAAACCTGGGCCTGCACGGCAACAACAAGTCCGACGCCGAGATCAACCGGGCCCTGGACATGAAGCTTGGGCGGATCGTGGTGGACAGCCTCGACGAGCTGGAGCGGGTCGCCAAGATCGCCTCGGACCGCGGTGAAACCGCCAAGGTCATGCTGCGACTGACCCCGGGCGTCCACGCCCACACGCACGAGTTCATCGCCACGGCCCACGAGGACCAGAAGTTCGGCCTCTCCATGGCCGGGGACTCCACCGAGGAAGCGGGCCTCTCCGCGGCCGAGGAGGCCGTGGCCGCGGCCACGTCGTACCCCGGCGTGGAGCTGCTGGGCCTGCACTGCCACATCGGTTCCCAGATCTTCGAGGCGGACGGTTTCGCCCTGGCGGCCGAAAAGCTCCTGACGTTCCATGCCGCGATGCAGTCCAAGTACTCCATCGCCATGCCCGAGCTGGACCTGGGCGGCGGCTACGGCATCGCGTACACCCCGGTGGACACCCCGCGCCCCGCAGCCGAAATCGCGCAGGCGATGGCCGCCGTCGTGCGTTCCACGTGTGCCGGGCTGGGCATCGTGTCTCCGCGCATCTCGATCGAACCCGGCCGGGCCATTGTGGGCAGTTCAACGTTCACCCTGTACGAGGTCGGCACGCTGAAAACCGTGCGCGTGGACGCGCCCGCCGAGCTTGAAGGACAGGAAGACGTTACGTTTCCGCGTCGTTATGTGTCGGTGGACGGCGGCATGAGCGACAACGCCCGCCCGGTGCTCTATGACGCGGATTATTCGGCAATTCTGGCCTCCAGGGAGTCCGCGGCGGCCCCGCAGCTGTCCCGAGTAGTGGGCAAACATTGCGAGAGCGGCGACATAGTTGTTAGAGATGTATATCTGCCCGAGGACGTGGCAGCCGGTGATTTGCTCGCAGTACCGGGTACCGGCGCCTACTGCTGGGCCCTCTCAAGCAACTACAACTATCTGGCCCGGCCCGGCGTTGTCGCTGTGCGCGACGGATCTGCCCGGCTGATCGTCCGCGGGGAAACCGAAGAAGATCTTTTGAACCGCGACATGGGAGTCTGA
- the argS gene encoding arginine--tRNA ligase, whose translation MTPEELSAAISACLKDAVAAGEIALTESAVPDEVRVERPKNRDHGDWATNIALQLAKPAGTNPREFANILSTRLKSISGVTGVDIAGPGFLNITVDAATAGALAKAIVEAGPAYGTNTALAGHVINMEFVSANPTGPLHIGHTRWAALGDAIARVLRASGADVTAEYYINDAGSQMNVFANSVLSRLHGRGVPEGGYPGQYIVELGDEVLKAHPGIRELTDEAALPVIRAAAYEAQMADIQDTLADFGVAFDVYFSEKELHDAGAIESAVARLREQGHVFDDGGAVWLRTTDFGDDKDRVMIRANGEPTYFAADAAYYLSKKDRGFIEKIYLLGADHHGYINRLKAIAACAGDDPEANIEVLIGQLVSVNGAKLSKRAGNIIELKDLISWLGKDAVRYSLARFPADSPLTLDPELLKKNSNENPVFYVQYAHARSRGTARNAAEAGVERSVNGQDAFDASLLDHATENELLSYLGSYPSIVAKAAELREPHRVARHLEVIAGAYHRWYDACRVSPQGEEPVQDVNRTRLWLNDATSQVLANGLGLLGVSAPERM comes from the coding sequence GTGACTCCCGAAGAACTCTCTGCTGCCATATCCGCTTGCCTCAAGGACGCCGTCGCCGCGGGCGAAATCGCCCTGACGGAATCTGCTGTACCCGATGAGGTGCGAGTGGAGCGACCGAAGAACCGGGACCACGGCGACTGGGCCACCAACATCGCCCTGCAGCTGGCCAAGCCGGCCGGCACCAACCCGCGCGAATTCGCCAACATCCTCAGCACCCGGCTCAAGTCGATCTCCGGCGTGACCGGCGTGGACATCGCCGGCCCCGGCTTCCTCAACATCACGGTGGACGCCGCCACCGCCGGTGCGCTGGCGAAGGCCATCGTGGAAGCCGGCCCCGCCTACGGCACCAACACAGCGCTCGCAGGCCACGTCATCAACATGGAGTTCGTCTCGGCCAACCCCACGGGACCGCTGCACATCGGCCACACCCGCTGGGCTGCCCTGGGCGACGCGATTGCCCGCGTGCTGCGCGCCTCCGGTGCCGACGTCACGGCCGAGTACTACATCAACGACGCCGGCTCGCAGATGAATGTCTTCGCCAACTCGGTGCTCTCCCGCCTCCACGGCCGCGGCGTCCCCGAGGGCGGCTACCCGGGCCAGTACATCGTGGAACTCGGCGACGAGGTCCTCAAGGCCCACCCGGGCATCCGCGAACTCACTGACGAGGCCGCCCTGCCCGTGATCCGGGCCGCCGCCTACGAGGCCCAGATGGCCGACATCCAGGACACCCTGGCCGATTTCGGCGTGGCGTTCGACGTCTACTTCTCCGAAAAGGAACTGCACGACGCCGGTGCGATCGAATCCGCCGTGGCGCGCCTTCGCGAGCAGGGCCACGTGTTCGACGACGGCGGTGCCGTCTGGCTGCGCACCACGGACTTCGGCGACGACAAAGACCGCGTCATGATCCGCGCCAACGGCGAACCCACGTACTTCGCCGCCGACGCCGCCTACTACCTGTCCAAGAAGGACCGCGGCTTCATCGAGAAGATCTACCTCCTCGGCGCCGACCACCATGGCTACATCAACCGCCTCAAGGCCATTGCCGCCTGCGCGGGTGATGACCCCGAGGCCAACATCGAAGTCCTCATCGGCCAGCTCGTCTCCGTCAACGGGGCCAAGCTGTCCAAGCGTGCCGGCAACATCATCGAGCTCAAGGACCTCATCTCCTGGCTCGGCAAGGACGCAGTCCGCTACTCGCTGGCCCGCTTCCCTGCCGACTCCCCGCTGACGCTGGACCCCGAGCTGCTGAAGAAGAACAGCAACGAGAACCCGGTGTTCTACGTCCAGTACGCCCACGCGCGCTCCCGCGGCACCGCCCGCAACGCGGCCGAGGCCGGCGTCGAGCGCTCCGTCAACGGCCAGGATGCCTTCGACGCCTCCCTGCTGGACCACGCCACGGAAAACGAACTGCTGTCCTACCTGGGCAGCTACCCGTCGATCGTGGCCAAGGCCGCCGAGCTGCGCGAGCCGCACCGTGTGGCCCGCCACCTTGAGGTCATCGCCGGGGCCTACCACCGCTGGTACGACGCCTGCCGCGTCTCGCCGCAGGGTGAAGAGCCTGTCCAGGACGTCAACCGCACGCGTCTCTGGCTCAATGACGCCACCAGCCAGGTGCTGGCCAACGGACTCGGACTGCTGGGCGTTTCCGCGCCGGAACGGATGTAA
- a CDS encoding FAD:protein FMN transferase has protein sequence MPHPGWSAFRFEGIGTRWEISTPDPLGPEIRRRVLDTVEEYDRTYSRFRNDSIVAALGREPGSIRLPEHAAALHSVFATLYRLSGGAMTPLIGSSLERLGYGPDYALQPQGDPAAPPRWEDVLEWDGPTLTASAPLVLDIGAAGKGQLVDLLAGVLRAAGLDDFLVDGSGDMLHSGSRPVTVALEHPYDPTEAIGTVLLDNAALCASAANRRAWGDGLHHVLDGTTGRPIQTVVATWTMAATALEADALATALFMVEASALEREFSFSWLAVFSDGGARISSAFEGTLFS, from the coding sequence ATGCCGCACCCGGGCTGGAGCGCTTTCCGTTTCGAAGGGATCGGGACCCGCTGGGAAATCTCGACGCCGGACCCGCTGGGTCCGGAGATCCGGCGCCGAGTGTTGGACACCGTGGAGGAATACGACCGGACGTATTCCCGGTTCCGGAACGATTCGATCGTGGCCGCACTGGGCCGGGAGCCCGGCAGCATCCGCCTGCCGGAGCACGCCGCAGCACTCCACTCGGTGTTCGCCACCCTGTACCGGCTCAGCGGCGGTGCCATGACCCCGCTGATCGGCAGCAGCCTGGAGCGCCTTGGCTACGGCCCGGACTACGCCCTGCAGCCGCAGGGGGACCCGGCCGCACCTCCGCGCTGGGAAGACGTCCTGGAATGGGACGGCCCCACCCTCACGGCTTCCGCGCCGCTTGTCCTGGACATCGGTGCGGCCGGCAAGGGACAGTTGGTGGACCTGCTGGCCGGGGTCCTCCGCGCCGCCGGGCTGGATGACTTCCTGGTGGACGGCAGCGGCGACATGCTGCATTCGGGATCGCGGCCCGTGACGGTGGCCCTGGAACACCCCTATGACCCCACCGAGGCGATCGGCACCGTGCTCCTGGACAACGCCGCCCTGTGCGCCTCCGCCGCCAACCGGCGGGCCTGGGGGGACGGGCTGCACCATGTCCTCGACGGGACCACGGGCCGGCCCATCCAGACGGTCGTGGCCACCTGGACCATGGCAGCCACAGCCCTCGAGGCCGATGCCCTGGCCACCGCCCTCTTCATGGTGGAGGCCTCCGCACTGGAGCGCGAGTTCAGTTTTTCCTGGCTCGCCGTATTTTCCGACGGCGGTGCACGGATTTCCTCCGCCTTTGAAGGGACACTGTTCTCATGA
- a CDS encoding FAD-dependent oxidoreductase, producing the protein MNALKSRVDTWLGRFTMYRLILWVLAVLMVFSLVLNVLGWLTFGLPQMLVHLGLCLGLTYGSNRLLAPLFRVKPHSESSLITGLLLYFLFWPSFAALDMAGVALACVLATVSKYALAFRERHIFNPAACGAFITGLTGLNIATWWAATPAMLWAVVPGVLLVLYRTRKLLMASVFMVVATSIVCVELLNHGSTFAESLWQPLAQRPLLFFVGFMLSEPLTLPPRRWQQLALAAVVGVVFAVPYNLGFVANSPELALLAGNAIAFLLGQRGGVLLAFRGTRALSPGNTEFRFEPKRPVRFAPGQFMELNLPHGGSDGRGRRRVFSITSAPDSPELTFGVGTAEPVSTAKKVLLALQPGDVVRGTAVGGDFLLPRDAGRPVLLIAAGIGITPFLSQLAAGAGRTRDTVLLYLAPSRAELAGLEELEASGARVIARLSDGSTPPAFMHDAGKERIDAGSLKRLVPDISTRDVYVSGSPASVDSLRAAARGAGARRVRVDSFAGY; encoded by the coding sequence ATGAACGCCTTGAAATCGCGTGTGGACACCTGGCTGGGCCGCTTCACGATGTACCGCCTGATCCTCTGGGTCCTTGCAGTACTGATGGTCTTCAGCCTGGTGCTCAACGTGCTGGGCTGGCTGACCTTCGGCCTGCCGCAGATGCTGGTCCACCTGGGCCTGTGCCTGGGCCTGACGTACGGGTCCAACCGGCTGCTGGCACCGCTCTTCCGGGTCAAGCCGCACTCCGAGTCCTCCCTGATCACCGGCCTGCTGCTCTACTTCCTCTTCTGGCCGAGCTTCGCGGCCCTCGACATGGCCGGCGTTGCCCTTGCCTGCGTCCTGGCCACCGTCTCCAAATACGCCTTGGCCTTCCGCGAACGGCACATCTTCAACCCGGCGGCCTGCGGCGCCTTCATCACCGGGCTGACCGGCCTGAACATCGCCACCTGGTGGGCCGCGACCCCGGCCATGCTGTGGGCGGTGGTCCCGGGCGTCCTTCTGGTCCTGTACCGCACCCGGAAACTGCTCATGGCCTCGGTCTTCATGGTGGTGGCGACCAGCATCGTCTGCGTCGAGCTGCTGAACCACGGCTCGACGTTCGCCGAGTCATTGTGGCAGCCGCTCGCGCAGAGGCCGCTGCTGTTCTTCGTCGGCTTCATGCTCTCCGAGCCGCTCACCCTGCCGCCGCGCCGCTGGCAGCAGCTGGCGCTGGCCGCCGTCGTCGGTGTTGTTTTCGCGGTGCCCTACAACCTGGGGTTCGTGGCCAATTCGCCGGAACTGGCGCTGCTTGCGGGAAACGCAATCGCCTTCCTGCTCGGCCAGCGCGGCGGGGTGCTGCTGGCCTTCAGGGGCACCCGGGCCCTGAGTCCGGGGAACACCGAGTTCCGCTTCGAACCCAAGCGCCCGGTGCGCTTCGCGCCGGGCCAGTTCATGGAACTGAACCTGCCGCATGGGGGCTCGGACGGGCGCGGCCGGCGCCGGGTCTTCAGCATCACGAGCGCGCCGGATTCACCGGAACTGACTTTCGGCGTCGGTACCGCGGAACCCGTATCCACGGCCAAGAAGGTCCTGCTTGCGCTGCAGCCCGGCGACGTTGTCCGCGGCACCGCGGTGGGCGGGGACTTCCTGTTGCCCCGCGACGCCGGCAGGCCGGTACTGCTGATCGCGGCCGGCATCGGGATCACGCCGTTCCTGTCCCAGCTTGCCGCCGGGGCCGGCCGCACCAGGGACACGGTGCTGCTCTACCTCGCCCCGAGCCGGGCCGAGCTTGCCGGACTCGAGGAGCTGGAGGCCTCGGGCGCCCGCGTGATCGCACGGCTGTCGGACGGTTCCACTCCCCCGGCGTTCATGCACGACGCCGGCAAGGAACGCATCGACGCCGGCTCCCTGAAGCGGCTGGTTCCGGATATTTCCACGCGGGACGTGTACGTTTCCGGGTCTCCGGCCAGCGTTGATTCGCTGCGGGCAGCCGCCCGGGGCGCGGGCGCCCGCAGGGTCCGGGTCGACTCTTTTGCCGGGTACTGA
- a CDS encoding M4 family metallopeptidase, which produces MLRKLAAQDEPRLRAVARAAKESLLHIRSLQAARALPAPATPPGIRQAKPGPPKRTIYDAGMAESLPGKLVRKEGEAATGDVGADEAYEGLGSTHRLYAEVFGRNSIDGAGLPLDATVHFGKLYDNAFWDGKQMVFGDGDGQIFQRFTKSLSVIGHELAHGVTQYTAGLVYRNQAGALNESMSDVFGVLVEQFLKQESVEQASWLIGEGLFTEQVQGAALRSLKAPGTAYDDDVLGKDPQPDSMDGYVRTSADNGGVHINSGIPNRAFHLVASALGGNAWEAPGQIWYGTLTGGSLPATCTFGRFAKATASSAKELFGDGSAEHDAVLKAWETVKVKL; this is translated from the coding sequence ATGCTGCGGAAGCTCGCAGCCCAGGATGAACCGCGACTCCGGGCGGTTGCCCGCGCGGCCAAGGAATCCCTGCTTCATATCAGGAGCCTGCAGGCCGCACGCGCCCTTCCCGCGCCGGCCACTCCGCCCGGCATCCGGCAGGCCAAGCCCGGGCCGCCCAAACGGACCATCTACGACGCCGGCATGGCCGAGAGCCTGCCGGGGAAGCTCGTCCGCAAGGAAGGCGAGGCAGCCACCGGCGATGTGGGCGCGGACGAGGCCTACGAGGGCCTGGGGAGCACGCACCGGCTGTATGCCGAGGTCTTCGGGCGGAATTCGATCGACGGCGCCGGGCTTCCCCTGGACGCGACCGTGCATTTCGGCAAGCTCTACGACAATGCCTTCTGGGACGGCAAGCAGATGGTTTTCGGCGACGGAGACGGCCAGATCTTCCAGCGGTTCACCAAGTCCTTGAGCGTGATCGGCCACGAGCTCGCCCACGGTGTCACCCAGTACACGGCTGGCCTTGTCTACCGCAACCAGGCCGGCGCGCTGAACGAGTCCATGTCCGATGTCTTCGGGGTGCTCGTGGAGCAGTTCCTCAAGCAGGAGTCCGTGGAGCAGGCAAGCTGGCTCATCGGCGAAGGCCTGTTCACCGAGCAGGTCCAGGGGGCCGCCCTGCGGTCGCTGAAGGCGCCGGGCACGGCGTATGACGACGACGTCCTGGGCAAGGATCCGCAGCCGGATTCCATGGACGGCTACGTCCGGACCAGCGCCGACAACGGGGGCGTGCACATCAACTCCGGCATCCCCAACCGCGCCTTCCATCTGGTGGCTTCCGCCCTTGGCGGCAACGCCTGGGAGGCGCCGGGGCAGATCTGGTACGGGACCCTCACGGGCGGCTCCCTGCCGGCCACGTGCACCTTCGGCCGCTTCGCGAAGGCGACGGCAAGCTCTGCCAAGGAGCTTTTCGGGGACGGTTCCGCAGAGCATGACGCCGTCCTGAAGGCGTGGGAGACTGTGAAGGTAAAGCTCTAG
- a CDS encoding protealysin inhibitor emfourin gives MKITVRRSGGIAALTRIWTVEAVTTDDKRRWMPIVDACPWDNADARAATNEPDRFMYAIRAGQRRATLPEKAVTGPWQVLVENAKTEGQESLRR, from the coding sequence ATGAAGATCACGGTCAGACGCAGCGGCGGGATTGCCGCCCTCACACGGATCTGGACGGTCGAGGCCGTCACTACCGACGACAAACGCCGGTGGATGCCGATCGTGGACGCGTGCCCCTGGGACAATGCCGATGCCCGGGCGGCCACCAACGAACCCGACCGGTTCATGTACGCCATCCGGGCCGGGCAGCGGCGCGCGACGCTGCCCGAAAAGGCAGTCACGGGACCCTGGCAGGTCCTCGTGGAGAACGCGAAGACCGAGGGCCAGGAGTCGCTGCGCCGCTAG
- a CDS encoding GlxA family transcriptional regulator produces MLKTVAVIVVPNFSIFEFGTAYEVFGIDRSERGSSVPAFDFRVCAPEPGDIRMKSGLSMHVNLGLEAAADADLVIMTPYGRDEEVPESVMDTLRAAHARGAWVMSICSGAYALARAGLLDGRRCTTHWHYSQDLASRYPAVKVDENVLYVQDGTIITSAGTAAGIDASLHLVRVELGANVAAAIARDMVVPPHRDGGQAQFIDRPMPRCGSAPMEELLRWMVENLDQDHSVNELAARLHMSARTFARRFRAETGATPAAWLNSQRVLRAQELLETTELNIDEVAREAGFGHSVLLRHHFTKVLDTSPQSYRRAFRGQLAEAF; encoded by the coding sequence ATGTTGAAAACAGTGGCGGTGATCGTTGTCCCCAACTTCTCGATCTTCGAATTCGGGACGGCATATGAGGTTTTCGGAATCGACCGCTCGGAGCGCGGCAGCAGCGTTCCGGCGTTCGATTTCCGTGTCTGCGCACCGGAACCGGGGGACATCCGGATGAAATCCGGCCTCTCGATGCACGTGAATCTCGGGCTTGAGGCGGCGGCAGACGCGGACCTGGTCATCATGACCCCGTACGGGCGCGACGAGGAGGTCCCCGAATCCGTGATGGACACGCTCCGGGCCGCCCATGCCCGCGGCGCCTGGGTCATGTCCATCTGCTCCGGCGCATATGCTCTGGCACGCGCCGGGCTGCTGGACGGGCGGCGCTGCACCACCCACTGGCACTACTCCCAGGACCTTGCCAGCCGCTATCCGGCGGTCAAGGTGGATGAAAATGTCCTCTATGTCCAGGACGGGACCATCATCACCAGTGCCGGAACCGCCGCCGGGATCGACGCAAGCCTGCACCTGGTGCGGGTTGAGCTCGGCGCGAATGTCGCTGCCGCGATCGCCCGGGACATGGTGGTCCCGCCACACCGGGACGGCGGCCAGGCCCAGTTCATCGACCGGCCCATGCCGCGCTGTGGTTCGGCCCCGATGGAGGAACTGCTGCGCTGGATGGTGGAAAACCTGGATCAGGACCACAGTGTCAATGAACTCGCGGCGCGGCTCCACATGTCCGCCCGCACCTTTGCCCGCCGGTTCCGGGCGGAGACCGGGGCCACGCCGGCGGCCTGGCTCAACTCCCAACGGGTACTCCGGGCGCAGGAACTGCTGGAAACCACGGAACTGAACATTGACGAGGTGGCGCGGGAAGCGGGGTTCGGCCACTCGGTGCTGCTGCGCCATCACTTCACCAAGGTCCTGGACACAAGCCCACAGTCCTACCGCAGGGCCTTCCGGGGCCAGCTGGCCGAGGCGTTCTAG
- a CDS encoding YafY family protein — protein sequence MIQTSARLLQLLSLLQLRREWTGPALAERLDVTERTVRRDIDKLRHLGYPIHASPGIAGGYQLGAGAQLPPLLLDDNEALAVALGLNSVAAGPVAGIGEASVRALAKLEQVLPARLRPRFAMLKAAVITLPSNAAAVDPQQLTVVSAAIADKRQLSFDYVKSDGGSGRRLVEPYRLVDTGRRWYLVAWDVDREDWRTFRADRIVSLPSERRKYVPRPLPDKDLAEYVQRSITRSPYRFDVVVRLHAPIAEVAAVVGPQLAALSDDGGSATILRAGWDSLAAPAAHLAALDMDFEILAPEEFKDYARTLASRLNRAAQSPMAENQAADRSPLAGEASPSRPQ from the coding sequence ATGATCCAGACCTCCGCCAGGCTCCTCCAGCTCCTGTCGCTCCTCCAGCTCAGGCGCGAATGGACCGGCCCGGCACTGGCGGAGCGGCTGGACGTCACCGAGCGGACCGTCCGCCGGGACATCGACAAATTGCGCCATCTCGGCTATCCCATCCACGCGTCCCCCGGTATCGCCGGCGGCTACCAGCTTGGCGCCGGGGCACAGCTGCCACCGCTTCTGCTCGATGACAACGAGGCCCTGGCCGTTGCCCTGGGCCTCAACTCCGTTGCAGCGGGCCCCGTGGCCGGCATCGGCGAAGCCTCGGTGCGAGCCCTGGCCAAACTGGAGCAGGTCCTCCCCGCACGCCTGCGGCCCCGGTTTGCGATGCTCAAGGCCGCGGTCATCACCCTGCCCAGCAACGCGGCAGCAGTCGATCCTCAGCAGCTCACGGTGGTCTCGGCCGCCATCGCGGACAAACGGCAGCTCAGTTTCGACTACGTGAAGTCCGACGGCGGGTCCGGCCGCCGGCTGGTGGAACCCTACCGGCTCGTGGATACCGGCCGGCGCTGGTACCTCGTGGCCTGGGACGTGGACCGGGAAGACTGGCGGACCTTCCGTGCCGACCGCATCGTCTCCCTGCCGTCGGAGCGCAGGAAATACGTGCCCAGGCCGCTCCCTGACAAGGACCTGGCCGAATACGTCCAGCGCTCCATCACCCGCTCGCCGTACCGTTTCGACGTGGTTGTCCGCCTGCATGCGCCCATCGCGGAGGTGGCCGCCGTCGTCGGTCCGCAGCTTGCCGCCCTGAGCGACGACGGCGGCAGCGCCACCATCCTGCGCGCCGGCTGGGACAGCCTGGCCGCGCCCGCGGCCCACCTGGCTGCGCTGGACATGGACTTCGAGATCCTCGCCCCGGAGGAATTCAAGGACTACGCCCGGACGCTGGCCTCGCGGCTGAACCGGGCAGCCCAAAGCCCGATGGCGGAAAATCAGGCAGCGGACCGCAGCCCGCTGGCAGGAGAAGCCAGTCCCTCGCGGCCACAGTAG